In Synechococcus sp. HK05, the genomic stretch CCAGCTGGTGGCGGAGCACCAATCGCCCTATCCCGCCCCCTTTGCTGATCCCCTGGGGTGGCGGGAGGGCCTGCAGGCGCTGTGCCTGGAGCTCCCTTCCGATCTGCGCGGTGCGGTGGTGGCCATCGCTGTGGATGGCACCTCCGGCACGCTGCTGCTCTGCCGCCCCGACGGCAGCCTGGGCCCCAGCCCCCTGGATCAGGCCCTGACGTATCACCTGGCTTGCCCGGAGCAGGTTGAGGCGGCTGCGGCGCTGGTGGGCCCCGCCGGCACAGGCGTGCCCGCCGCCAGCGCCAGCGGCAGCCTGGCCCGCGCCCTGCGCCTGCTCGCCCAAGCACCGGAGCCCGGCCCCTGGCTGCTGCGCCATCAGGCCGATTGGCTGTTGGGTTGGCTCCTGGGCGATTGGCGTTGGGGCGAAGAAGGCAATAACCTGCGCCTGGGCTGGGATCAGCAGCGGGGCCGCTGGTGGGGGCGGATCGCCGAGCAGCCCTGGAGTAGCGCGTTGCCTGAGATCTGCCGATCGGGCCAGCTCCTGGGGCCCATCGGTGCTGCGGCCGCCTGTGCCTTGGGCCTGCCGCCAGAGTGCGCGGTGGTGGCCGGTAGCACCGATGCCAGTGCGGCGGTGCTGGCGGCTGATCTGCAACCGGGCGATGGTGTGGCAGTGCTCGGCACCACGCTGGTGCTCAAGCAATTCAGTGATCAGCCCCTGGAGGGGCCTGGGATCAGCTGCCAGCGGGTGTTAGGCCGCTGGTTGGTGGGCGGGGCCTCCAACGCTGGCGCCGGTGTGTTGCGCCGCTTTTTTACCGATGCCCAGTTGGTGGAGCTCAGCCGCCAGATCGATCCGCGCCGCAGCAGCGGGCTGGCACTGCGGCCCCTGCCGCGCCCCGGGGAACGCTTCCCGGTGGATGACCCCCGGCTCGAGCCCGTGCTCGAGCCCAGGCCGGTGAGTGATGCGCTCTACCTGCATGGGTTGCTGGAGGGCCTAGCGGCCATCGAGCGGGCCGGTTGGCAGCGGCTCGAGCAGTTGGGGGCGCCGGCGGTGCAGCGGGTGATCAGCCTCGGCGGCGGTGCCCGCAATCCCCAGTGGCGGGCCCTGCGCCAGCGCCTGCTGCAGCGCCCGGTGCTCAATCGCCCCCAGTGCACGGCGGCGCTGGGTATGGCCAGACTGGCGCTCTCCGCTCTGCCCGCTCCATGAACACCCGCCTGCGTGATTGGTTGGCCATGGGGCTGTTTGTGGTGCTGGCCGGCTACGTGAGCTTTTCGGGCGTGCGCTTGGCCTGGCTGCTTTGGCAGCGCTTCGGCGTGGCCTGAGCCCCCAGAATCGGGCGCATTAGTCACCCCGCTGCCCATGGCCGCCGATCCCCTCACCAGCGCCGTTAGCGATCGCATCTGCAAGCACATGAACGACGACCACGCCGAAGCGGTGCTGGCTTACGCGCGCCATTACGGCGGTGTTGCTGCCCCGCAGCAGGCGCGCATGCTGGCTGTGCGGCCTGAAGCGATGGAGCTGGAGGTGGATGGGGAGCGCCTGGCTGTGGCCTTTGATCACACCCTCAGCGACAGCGAAGACGCCCACCGCACCCTGGTGGCGATGCTGCGGGCGATGCCCCAGGCCTGAACCAGCGCCGGCGGGGAATGCTCCCTGTAATCGCATCGCCGCTGGATGGGCTTCCATTTCTGGCAGCACGCCCTGGATCTGATCAGCACAGCCCCCTGCCGCAGCTGCGGTGGTGCCTGTGAGCCGGCCAGCCCCAGCCCCCTTTGCGGGCGGTGCCTGGATGCACTGGCCCTGCCGGAAGGCGGGCTCCAGGGGGATCAGCCCCTGCTGTGGTGTGCCCTGGCCCCCTATGCCGCTGAGCTGCGCGGCTTGCTGCTGCGCCAGCGGCCCAAACCGGATCGGGCTGTGGTGAGCCTGTTGGCCGCGCGGTTGCATCACTGTTGCGCCTCGGTGCTGCCGGGCGCCTGGTTGGTGCCGCTACCCAGCTGGAAGCGCTCCGGCAATCCGTTGCCAGCGCTGGTGGCCCTGGCCTTGGCCGAGGCCAGCGGCGGCAGGGCGGCGCTGGCGCCAGCGCAGCTGCTGTGGCGAAGCCGCCCCACCCTGGGGCAGCACCACTTGGGCCGCAGCCTTCGCGCCCGCAATCTGCGCGACGCCTTTGGCGCAGCTCCGGCCGGCGCTGGCCTGAACCGGCCCCTTTGGCTGGTGGACGACATCCTCACCACGGGGGCGACGGCCTGTAGCGCCGCCCACGCGCTGCAGGCCGCTGGGCATGCGGTGCAGGGCCTGCTGGCCCTGGCGCGAACACCGGCGAGCGCCCCTCGGTGATCTACTATCCGCAGGTCGCCACGGCGACGGGCCGGGATAGCTCAGTTGGTAGAGCAGGCGATTGAAAATCGCCGT encodes the following:
- a CDS encoding DUF2470 domain-containing protein, whose product is MAADPLTSAVSDRICKHMNDDHAEAVLAYARHYGGVAAPQQARMLAVRPEAMELEVDGERLAVAFDHTLSDSEDAHRTLVAMLRAMPQA
- a CDS encoding ComF family protein; this translates as MGFHFWQHALDLISTAPCRSCGGACEPASPSPLCGRCLDALALPEGGLQGDQPLLWCALAPYAAELRGLLLRQRPKPDRAVVSLLAARLHHCCASVLPGAWLVPLPSWKRSGNPLPALVALALAEASGGRAALAPAQLLWRSRPTLGQHHLGRSLRARNLRDAFGAAPAGAGLNRPLWLVDDILTTGATACSAAHALQAAGHAVQGLLALARTPASAPR
- a CDS encoding FGGY-family carbohydrate kinase, with product MPPERLGLGVDLGTSGLRLALVNPAGQLVAEHQSPYPAPFADPLGWREGLQALCLELPSDLRGAVVAIAVDGTSGTLLLCRPDGSLGPSPLDQALTYHLACPEQVEAAAALVGPAGTGVPAASASGSLARALRLLAQAPEPGPWLLRHQADWLLGWLLGDWRWGEEGNNLRLGWDQQRGRWWGRIAEQPWSSALPEICRSGQLLGPIGAAAACALGLPPECAVVAGSTDASAAVLAADLQPGDGVAVLGTTLVLKQFSDQPLEGPGISCQRVLGRWLVGGASNAGAGVLRRFFTDAQLVELSRQIDPRRSSGLALRPLPRPGERFPVDDPRLEPVLEPRPVSDALYLHGLLEGLAAIERAGWQRLEQLGAPAVQRVISLGGGARNPQWRALRQRLLQRPVLNRPQCTAALGMARLALSALPAP